A genomic stretch from Hoplias malabaricus isolate fHopMal1 chromosome 4, fHopMal1.hap1, whole genome shotgun sequence includes:
- the mrps10 gene encoding small ribosomal subunit protein uS10m, with protein sequence MAASMRRASTRLLSKTVQDFSPKVSVQRVCTVQLYRPPSSITRSHVCVTPATFLHTGHVYGTQSPSITVEEEPDALFQKLTVLIKGHDKAVLDSYEFFATLAAKELGLTLSKIFEPPKNIERLTLLKSVHIFKKHRVQYEMRTHYKSIEISRITGSTAQVYLEYIQRNLPEGVAMEVIKTAIEKVPEHIQVPLWGDKSKEEQANQS encoded by the exons ATGGCGGCGTCCATGAGGAGAGCAAGTACCCGACTCTTGTCAAAGACAGTCCAAGATTTCTCACCTAAG GTTTCTGTTCAGCGTGTTTGCACAGTTCAACTCTATCGACCACCATCATCAATAACCAG AAGCCATGTTTGTGTGACTCCTGCAACATTCCTTCACACAGGACATGTGTATGGGACACAGTCTCCTTCT ATCACAGTCGAAGAGGAGCCTGATGCACTATTCCAAAAGCTGACTGTGTTGATTAAAGGCCATGATAAAGCTGTTCTGGACAGTTATGAGTTCTTTGCTACCCTAGCAGCAAAGGAACTTGGCCTAACGTTGAGTAAAAT ATTTGAACCTCCTAAAAATATAGAGAGACTTACACTTCTTAAGTCagtgcacatttttaaaaagcacagaGTTCAGTATGAAATGAGGACACATTACAAATCTATTGAG ATTTCCAGGATAACTGGCTCCACTGCACAAGTCTATCTGGAGTACATTCAGCGCAACCTTCCAGAGGGAGTGGCCATGGAGGTCATCAAG ACAGCTATAGAGAAAGTTCCAGAGCATATCCAGGTGCCCCTGTGGGGTGACAAGAGCAAAGAAGAGCAAGCCAACCAGTCATGA
- the msgn1 gene encoding mesogenin-1, with protein sequence MSAMSGLSGELVQVDVELMTARLLSEWDWRSLAESPRLASPAHPPSSPDSSPCSSRASPEPQLADLENSGFLYNHSPLNGGTRDGQRKHNKPKMSSKRRMKASEREKLRMRSLAEALHQLRDYLPPGYSRKGQPLTKIQTLKYTIEYIKELSDILRQD encoded by the coding sequence ATGAGCGCCATGTCGGGCCTCTCTGGGGAGCTCGTCCAGGTGGACGTGGAGCTGATGACCGCCCGCCTGCTCTCTGAATGGGACTGGAGGAGCCTGGCCGAGTCCCCGCGACTCGCCTCGCCCGCTCACCCGCCCTCGTCCCCGGACTCTTCTCCGTGCTCCAGCCGCGCCTCCCCGGAGCCCCAGCTCGCAGATCTCGAGAACAGCGGGTTTCTCTACAACCACAGCCCGCTGAACGGAGGAACCAGGGACGGGCAGAGGAAGCACAACAAGCCGAAGATGTCGAGCAAGAGGCGGATGAaggcgagcgagagagagaaactgcgGATGAGGAGCCTGGCCGAGGCTCTCCACCAACTCAGAGACTACCTCCCCCCGGGCTACAGCCGCAAAGGACAGCCGCTCACCAAGATCCAGACCCTCAAGTACACCATCGAGTACATCAAGGAGCTCTCAGATATCCTCAGACAAGACTAA
- the si:ch211-51e12.7 gene encoding cleavage and polyadenylation specificity factor subunit 6 isoform X2, which produces MSVTFEMEVDTAEQVEESTEAAETNETPAEEEPAPDINKSRGRGFRGRGRGGRMGRGFRGGHAMTVKGFGPPGRGRGRSRDGFMNGFGPIRRGMGRPRPYPDLRGRKRGRGGPMGMDMGPPPPPPPPMHLRGPPPPMHRHGPPPPPPPGHPAFRGPPLPPRGRGMMPPGPPRHFHPRGGT; this is translated from the exons ATGTCTGTCACTTTCGAG ATGGAAGTTGACACAGCAGAGCAGGTGGAAGAGTCCACGGAAGCAGCAGAGACCAATGAGACACCTGCAGAAGAGGAACCTGCTCCAGACATCAATAAATCCAG AGGTCGCGGGTTTCGGGGGCGAGGTAGAGGTGGCCGGATGGGCAGAGGATTCCGTGGTGGACATGCAATGACGGTTAAAGGGTTTGGCCCACCTGGGCGAGGAAGGGGCAGGAGTCGTGATGGGTTCATGAACGGATTCGGACCAATTAG gaGGGGTATGGGAAGACCACGACCGTATCCAGACCTGCGTGGCAGAAAAAGAGGTAGAGGTGGTCCTATGGGAATGGACATGGGCCcgcctccaccaccacctccaccaatgCATTTAAGGGGACCTCCCCCACCCATGCACAG ACATGGCCCACCGCCACCACCTCCACCTGGGCACCCTGCTTTTAGAGGACCACCACTGCCCCCAAGAGGACGTGGCATGATGCCACCTGGCCCTCCACGCCACTTTCACCCCAGAGG GGGGACATAG
- the si:ch211-51e12.7 gene encoding cleavage and polyadenylation specificity factor subunit 6 isoform X1 → MSVTFEMEVDTAEQVEESTEAAETNETPAEEEPAPDINKSRGRGFRGRGRGGRMGRGFRGGHAMTVKGFGPPGRGRGRSRDGFMNGFGPIRRGMGRPRPYPDLRGRKRGRGGPMGMDMGPPPPPPPPMHLRGPPPPMHRHGPPPPPPPGHPAFRGPPLPPRGRGMMPPGPPRHFHPRGYHNGPPPPPPHLPPGRGQRWPGPRGGRRF, encoded by the exons ATGTCTGTCACTTTCGAG ATGGAAGTTGACACAGCAGAGCAGGTGGAAGAGTCCACGGAAGCAGCAGAGACCAATGAGACACCTGCAGAAGAGGAACCTGCTCCAGACATCAATAAATCCAG AGGTCGCGGGTTTCGGGGGCGAGGTAGAGGTGGCCGGATGGGCAGAGGATTCCGTGGTGGACATGCAATGACGGTTAAAGGGTTTGGCCCACCTGGGCGAGGAAGGGGCAGGAGTCGTGATGGGTTCATGAACGGATTCGGACCAATTAG gaGGGGTATGGGAAGACCACGACCGTATCCAGACCTGCGTGGCAGAAAAAGAGGTAGAGGTGGTCCTATGGGAATGGACATGGGCCcgcctccaccaccacctccaccaatgCATTTAAGGGGACCTCCCCCACCCATGCACAG ACATGGCCCACCGCCACCACCTCCACCTGGGCACCCTGCTTTTAGAGGACCACCACTGCCCCCAAGAGGACGTGGCATGATGCCACCTGGCCCTCCACGCCACTTTCACCCCAGAGG CTACCACAATGGaccaccccctcctcctccccatcTGCCCCCAGGCAGGGGTCAGCGCTGGCCAGGGCCCAGAGGTGGCCGGCGGTTTTAA